The region GGGATACAGTGCTTGCACTCGTCAAACTTTGCCGCAGTGCTAGCAGCAGAACCAATGCAGCTGAGGTCGGCAGCTGGATTGGCACCAAGCTCGATAACGGCAGCGCCACAAGAGGCAGTGGTACCAATTAAGTGAAGTGCGCACTCTGTATAACTATTAAATATTGTTTCTATTCATGAGAATAGGTCAAGACTTACTGGTAAGGTCGCCTTTGCTGCAAcctggaggaagagagatCTCGACCTGGTTCTCAACGGGAACGGCGAAGGCCATGGTGGCCAAAGCAAGAGTGGTGATTGCTGTGAAGTGCATATTGAGGAGGATTGGGTTTATTGAGGAGGATTGGGTTTGTTTTGCTGATT is a window of Pochonia chlamydosporia 170 chromosome 5, whole genome shotgun sequence DNA encoding:
- a CDS encoding fungal calcium binding protein domain-containing protein is translated as MAFAVPVENQVEISLPPGCSKGDLTKCALHLIGTTASCGAAVIELGANPAADLSCIGSAASTAAKFDECKHCIPHKTAVIEK